The Aggregatilinea lenta genome includes a region encoding these proteins:
- a CDS encoding prepilin peptidase has translation MEIVIAVVAGIIGLLVGGLINVLADDLPDRGRPHAPHYPDGSPRPVSAWLGVTAFLTGERASSFDPTAWLSWRHPITEVVTAIFFAAIALGLRGELAPVPLMVYVAVLILITVIDVEHRLILFMVVLPACLFALIVAAVLPGEDRAFTDYLLGGVEGFALFFAMFLGGVVFSEAARTGEVAFGFGDVMLATLSGLMLGWRAFIFAALITVFVGALGAVVYLAARAMMRQRYRLFTPLPYGPYIVIATLIMLLFRDEVQRLIQGG, from the coding sequence ATGGAGATCGTGATAGCGGTGGTGGCCGGGATCATCGGCCTGCTGGTGGGGGGCCTCATCAACGTGCTGGCCGACGATCTGCCCGATCGCGGGAGGCCGCATGCGCCGCATTATCCCGATGGCAGCCCACGCCCGGTGAGCGCGTGGCTCGGCGTGACCGCGTTTCTGACTGGGGAGCGCGCCTCGTCGTTTGATCCGACTGCGTGGCTGTCGTGGCGGCACCCGATCACCGAAGTGGTGACGGCGATCTTTTTCGCCGCGATTGCGCTCGGACTGCGCGGCGAGCTGGCCCCCGTGCCGCTGATGGTGTACGTCGCGGTGCTGATCCTGATCACTGTGATCGACGTGGAACACCGGCTGATCCTGTTCATGGTGGTGCTGCCCGCGTGCCTGTTTGCGCTAATCGTGGCCGCCGTGCTGCCGGGCGAAGATCGCGCCTTCACCGATTATCTGCTGGGCGGGGTCGAGGGCTTTGCGCTGTTCTTCGCGATGTTCCTGGGCGGCGTGGTCTTTTCCGAGGCGGCGCGCACCGGCGAGGTGGCGTTCGGCTTCGGCGACGTGATGCTGGCGACGCTCAGCGGCCTGATGCTCGGTTGGCGGGCGTTCATCTTCGCCGCTCTGATCACGGTGTTCGTCGGGGCGTTGGGCGCGGTGGTCTACCTCGCCGCGCGCGCCATGATGCGCCAGCGCTACCGGCTGTTCACGCCGCTGCCGTACGGCCCGTACATTGTGATCGCCACGCTGATCATGCTGCTGTTCCGTGACGAGGTGCAGCGCCTGATCCAGGGAGGGTGA
- the mnmA gene encoding tRNA 2-thiouridine(34) synthase MnmA, producing MNTKPRVVVAMSGGVDSSVAAALLVEQGYDVIGMMMRLWSEDCGEGGANRCCTPGQMADARRIADQLGIPFYVIDTQDVFRGSIVQFFIDRYTAGDTPNPCLECNRHIRFEWLLNHALAMKADFLATGHYARVQRDADGTTRLLKGLDDAKDQSYVLSVLTQDKLRHAMFPVGDYAKPVVREMAAKFNLPVAQKHDSQDLCFLADGDYRRFLAEHAPQAIQPGPIVTRDGRELGQHTGLPHYTVGQRKGLAISAPEPLYVLEADPARNELIVGTLDELGRRELLAGRVNWTSGTAPDAPFRAEVKIRYKAHPAPATVTPDGPDRVQVTFDASLRDITPGQGAVFYDGDVCLGGGIITQAL from the coding sequence ATGAACACCAAGCCACGTGTCGTCGTCGCGATGAGCGGCGGCGTGGATAGCTCCGTCGCGGCGGCGCTGCTGGTCGAGCAGGGCTACGACGTGATCGGCATGATGATGCGCCTGTGGTCCGAGGACTGCGGCGAAGGCGGCGCGAACCGCTGCTGCACGCCCGGCCAGATGGCCGACGCGCGTCGCATCGCGGATCAGCTCGGCATCCCGTTTTACGTGATCGACACGCAGGACGTGTTCCGGGGCAGTATCGTGCAGTTCTTCATCGACCGCTACACCGCCGGAGACACACCCAACCCTTGCCTCGAATGCAACCGGCACATCCGCTTCGAGTGGCTGCTCAACCACGCGCTGGCGATGAAAGCGGACTTTCTGGCAACCGGGCACTACGCGCGCGTCCAGCGCGACGCGGACGGCACGACCCGGCTTCTGAAGGGCCTCGATGATGCGAAGGACCAGAGCTACGTGCTCAGCGTCTTGACGCAGGACAAGCTGCGCCACGCGATGTTCCCTGTGGGTGACTACGCGAAGCCGGTTGTGCGCGAGATGGCCGCGAAGTTTAACCTGCCCGTCGCGCAGAAGCACGACAGCCAGGATCTCTGCTTCCTGGCGGACGGCGACTACCGCCGCTTTTTAGCCGAGCACGCGCCCCAGGCCATCCAGCCCGGCCCCATCGTCACCCGCGACGGGCGCGAGCTGGGCCAGCACACCGGCCTGCCCCACTACACCGTCGGGCAGCGCAAGGGCCTCGCCATCAGCGCGCCGGAACCGCTCTACGTGCTCGAAGCCGATCCCGCCCGCAACGAGCTGATCGTCGGCACGCTCGACGAGTTGGGCCGCCGCGAACTGCTTGCCGGGCGCGTCAACTGGACCTCCGGTACTGCGCCGGACGCGCCCTTCCGCGCGGAGGTCAAGATCCGCTACAAGGCGCACCCTGCCCCGGCGACCGTCACGCCTGACGGGCCGGATCGTGTACAGGTCACCTTCGACGCATCACTGCGCGACATCACGCCCGGCCAGGGCGCGGTGTTCTACGATGGCGACGTGTGCCTGGGCGGCGGGATCATCACGCAGGCGCTGTAA
- a CDS encoding FAD-binding oxidoreductase, producing MTTLNAMMEYTADMLAGLRAEVAGAVVTPTDTDYDAARRAWNLTVDQYPALVVVAETAADVVAAVRFAREFNLDIAVQSTGHGVTLPADDCLLLVTERMTGVTIDAEARIAHVQGGAQWHNVLGPAQEVGLAPLLGSSPDVGVVGYTLGGGMGWLARKYGLATDSVVYFDVVTADGELIRASADEHNDLFWALRGGGGSFGVITALGFRLYPETVVYGGNLIYPIEMARDVFARYRDWITAAPDALTSAIVIINFPPLPMVPEPLRGQTVVMVRGCYAGPVEEGEALVQQWIDWQTPIMNMFQALPFSQVGMISSDPSDPMPDMVSGGWMRELSDEAIDTLIRYGAFSPLTVTEVRHAGGAIARVDPESAAFSHRDAPLLLCLIGVPFSPDAHTALSAHIVEMKKALGSAMHGGVYMNFLEGQESRQRTHEAYLPDTYRRLIAVKAKYDPENVFCHGFNIPARAN from the coding sequence ATGACCACGTTAAACGCCATGATGGAATACACCGCCGACATGCTCGCCGGATTGCGCGCTGAAGTTGCAGGCGCTGTGGTAACACCCACCGACACCGATTATGACGCGGCGCGCCGCGCCTGGAATCTGACCGTGGACCAGTATCCCGCGCTGGTCGTCGTCGCCGAAACGGCAGCGGACGTCGTGGCAGCGGTCCGTTTCGCCCGCGAATTTAACCTGGACATCGCCGTGCAATCGACGGGCCACGGTGTGACCCTGCCCGCCGACGACTGCCTGCTGCTGGTGACCGAGCGCATGACCGGTGTCACCATCGACGCCGAGGCACGAATCGCGCACGTTCAGGGCGGCGCGCAGTGGCACAACGTCCTCGGCCCAGCGCAAGAAGTCGGCCTCGCCCCACTGCTCGGCTCCTCGCCCGACGTCGGCGTGGTCGGCTACACGCTTGGCGGCGGCATGGGCTGGCTGGCGCGCAAGTACGGTCTGGCGACCGACAGTGTCGTGTACTTCGACGTGGTGACGGCGGACGGAGAGCTGATCCGCGCCAGTGCGGACGAGCACAACGACCTGTTCTGGGCGCTGCGCGGCGGCGGCGGCAGCTTTGGTGTGATCACCGCGCTCGGCTTCCGACTCTACCCTGAGACGGTCGTCTACGGCGGCAACTTGATTTACCCGATTGAAATGGCGCGCGACGTGTTCGCCCGCTACCGCGACTGGATCACCGCTGCGCCCGATGCGCTGACCTCCGCCATCGTGATCATAAACTTCCCGCCCCTGCCGATGGTGCCGGAACCGCTGCGCGGCCAGACGGTGGTCATGGTGCGCGGCTGCTATGCGGGGCCGGTGGAAGAAGGCGAAGCGCTGGTGCAGCAGTGGATCGATTGGCAGACGCCGATTATGAACATGTTCCAGGCGCTGCCGTTCTCCCAGGTCGGCATGATCAGCAGCGACCCGAGCGACCCGATGCCCGATATGGTGTCCGGCGGCTGGATGCGCGAGCTGAGCGACGAAGCGATTGACACGCTGATCCGCTACGGCGCGTTCTCCCCGCTCACCGTGACCGAAGTGCGCCACGCAGGCGGCGCGATTGCCCGCGTCGATCCGGAGTCAGCGGCCTTCAGCCACCGCGATGCGCCGCTGCTGCTGTGCCTGATCGGGGTACCCTTCTCGCCGGACGCCCATACCGCGCTGAGCGCCCATATCGTCGAGATGAAGAAGGCCCTGGGCAGCGCAATGCACGGCGGCGTGTACATGAACTTCCTGGAAGGCCAGGAATCGCGGCAGCGCACCCACGAGGCGTACCTGCCCGACACCTACCGCCGTTTGATCGCGGTCAAGGCCAAATACGACCCGGAGAACGTGTTCTGTCACGGCTTCAACATCCCGGCCCGCGCCAACTAG
- a CDS encoding flotillin family protein: MEGLGAFVILLTLFILFALVSVYATRVRKVGPNEVLVISGRKRRNPETGEVEPYRIVKGGRAFIWPVLERVDTLSLELMTIEVVTDDVYTIQGVAITLEGVAQIKVASDDVSIRTAAERFLSKSRAEIINVAHETLAGHLRAIIGTLTVEQIYRERDVFAQSVQDVSGSDLSNMGLGIDTFVIKDVRDKEGYLEALGRPRIAEVKRDATIAEQLARTREAEAMRDYELQKAAYDNEVSRQRAEANLAGTLQENKTNQLVRAEQVQIEVIEKTKQIEVQEQEALRRERELEATVRKPAEARQYEIQTLAAAQKYEIQARAEADAGAIRIKGEAEADAIRARGLAEAEAMQQKAAAWANYTQAALVQQLIDRLPEVAAAVSAPLAQTERIVIVSSGDGKGAGASKISGDIANIIAQVPATVEALTGLNLIDALNRVPNGSQPAPASNGNTDAAKPEEA; this comes from the coding sequence ATGGAAGGCCTTGGTGCATTTGTCATTCTGTTGACCCTGTTCATTCTCTTCGCGCTGGTGTCGGTGTATGCCACTCGCGTGCGCAAAGTCGGCCCCAACGAAGTGCTGGTCATTTCGGGCCGCAAGCGCCGCAACCCCGAGACGGGCGAAGTCGAGCCGTACCGTATCGTCAAGGGCGGGCGCGCGTTCATCTGGCCCGTGCTGGAGCGCGTCGATACCCTCTCGCTGGAGCTGATGACGATCGAAGTCGTCACGGACGACGTGTATACCATCCAGGGCGTGGCGATCACATTGGAAGGCGTCGCGCAGATCAAGGTTGCCAGCGACGACGTCTCGATCCGCACCGCCGCCGAGCGTTTCCTGTCCAAGTCACGCGCGGAAATCATCAACGTCGCGCACGAAACGCTGGCCGGTCACCTGCGCGCCATCATTGGCACGCTGACCGTCGAGCAGATCTACCGCGAGCGGGATGTCTTCGCGCAGAGCGTGCAGGACGTCTCCGGCAGCGACCTGTCGAACATGGGTCTGGGCATCGACACGTTCGTGATCAAGGACGTGCGCGACAAGGAAGGCTACCTGGAAGCGTTGGGGCGCCCGCGCATCGCCGAAGTCAAGCGCGACGCGACCATCGCCGAGCAGTTGGCCCGCACGCGCGAAGCCGAAGCCATGCGCGACTACGAGCTGCAAAAGGCCGCGTACGACAACGAAGTGTCGCGCCAGCGCGCCGAAGCCAACCTGGCCGGAACGCTGCAGGAAAACAAGACCAACCAGCTGGTCCGCGCCGAGCAGGTGCAGATCGAGGTTATCGAGAAGACGAAGCAGATCGAGGTCCAGGAGCAGGAAGCGCTGCGCCGCGAGCGCGAGCTTGAAGCCACCGTGCGCAAGCCCGCCGAGGCCCGCCAGTACGAGATCCAGACCCTGGCCGCCGCGCAGAAGTACGAGATCCAGGCGCGCGCCGAAGCCGACGCCGGCGCGATCCGCATCAAGGGTGAAGCCGAAGCCGACGCCATCCGCGCGCGCGGTCTGGCCGAAGCCGAAGCGATGCAGCAGAAGGCCGCCGCGTGGGCCAACTACACGCAGGCCGCGCTGGTCCAGCAGCTCATCGACCGCCTGCCCGAAGTGGCCGCTGCCGTGTCTGCGCCGCTGGCCCAGACCGAGCGCATCGTGATCGTCAGCAGCGGCGACGGCAAGGGCGCGGGCGCGTCCAAGATCAGCGGCGACATCGCCAACATCATTGCGCAGGTCCCGGCAACGGTCGAAGCGCTAACCGGCCTCAACCTCATCGACGCGCTGAACCGCGTGCCGAACGGATCGCAACCGGCCCCGGCCTCCAACGGCAACACCGACGCGGCCAAGCCCGAAGAAGCCTGA
- a CDS encoding NfeD family protein, producing MITPLASALGDLFQGNPLNVVYAGALFVGVVYSVFLVFFHGVADALGNLDVDLHTNFDIGDHDTGDAVGVSTLAIASFVSAFGASGLIAVTLLDASRAASLMTALLGGIVVGILAQLFFVYILSPTVSSEVHQTRLIGMTGEITTPIPANGVGQIALVAEGSRVTYSARSTKHGQSVPRGERVRIEHITGNIVYVEPLD from the coding sequence ATGATTACGCCGCTGGCAAGTGCACTGGGCGACCTGTTCCAGGGTAACCCGCTCAACGTCGTCTACGCAGGCGCGCTGTTCGTCGGCGTGGTGTATTCCGTGTTCCTGGTGTTCTTCCACGGCGTCGCCGACGCGCTGGGCAACCTGGACGTGGATCTGCACACTAACTTCGACATTGGCGATCACGATACCGGCGACGCCGTCGGCGTGAGCACCCTGGCTATCGCCAGCTTCGTGTCGGCCTTTGGCGCGTCGGGCCTCATCGCCGTCACCCTGCTCGACGCCAGCCGCGCGGCCAGCCTGATGACGGCGCTGCTCGGCGGGATCGTGGTTGGCATTCTCGCGCAGCTCTTTTTCGTGTATATTCTCTCGCCAACGGTCAGCAGCGAGGTCCACCAGACCCGCCTGATCGGCATGACGGGGGAGATCACCACGCCCATCCCGGCCAATGGCGTGGGGCAAATCGCGCTGGTGGCCGAAGGCAGCCGTGTGACGTACAGCGCGCGCTCGACCAAACACGGCCAGTCCGTTCCGCGAGGTGAGCGCGTGCGCATCGAACATATCACCGGGAATATCGTGTATGTCGAGCCGCTCGACTGA
- a CDS encoding bifunctional metallophosphatase/5'-nucleotidase, protein MNQISILYSSDIHADVDRFLRLATLASSLRYELTAVGRHVILVDTGDAEDRACVESDLSKGAAMYRLLRIAGYQAAVVGNGLLLSYGPQILPHIDGASNLPLLCANVLTRDLHPTPLPGATPARIVACGPVRVGLIGLTTEIKDTYEQFYSVRVPNTIETARQQLHALRAQGCQVIGVLSHLGYERDVALAETMPELSFIIGGHSHTRMAQPRVVYGVPICHAGDRARFLGRLDLTLDDHDKLVEWRGQVLPVKDDLPPHPEASAMWTVIKQDTARKLNQEIAQLDGPATLAHSEACGLGQMAADALRERMQADVAICATGHFADGLPSGPITLGDLVHACSSTANAGVAEVTGAQLVRALEYGADPDVWQRSPRGMVNQTVGILQVSGLRYHLNLEAPFGQRVRDVKIDDHPVQPDATYRIAATDFELVPHRGYFPDLALDEITLDVTRVLREVLLDYLRQQPTTTPPAEPRIELRAVAVTRSPDVAEPPVEPGDTPRPHKTQPLGDILRQVPPRPPEE, encoded by the coding sequence ATGAACCAGATTTCAATCTTGTATTCGAGCGACATTCATGCGGACGTCGATCGCTTTTTGCGGCTGGCGACCCTGGCCTCCAGCCTGCGCTACGAGCTAACGGCGGTGGGCCGCCACGTGATCCTGGTCGATACGGGCGACGCCGAAGATCGAGCCTGCGTGGAAAGCGACCTGAGCAAGGGCGCGGCGATGTACCGCCTGCTGCGGATCGCCGGATATCAGGCGGCGGTGGTCGGCAACGGGCTGCTGCTGTCATACGGGCCGCAGATCCTGCCGCACATCGACGGGGCCAGCAACCTGCCCCTGCTGTGCGCCAACGTGCTCACGCGCGACCTGCATCCGACCCCCCTGCCCGGCGCAACCCCGGCGCGCATCGTCGCCTGCGGCCCGGTGCGGGTGGGCCTCATCGGCCTGACGACCGAGATCAAAGATACCTACGAGCAGTTTTACAGCGTGCGCGTGCCCAACACCATCGAGACGGCCCGCCAGCAGCTTCACGCGCTGCGCGCGCAGGGCTGCCAGGTGATTGGCGTGCTGTCGCACCTCGGCTACGAGCGCGACGTGGCGCTGGCCGAAACCATGCCGGAGCTGAGCTTCATCATCGGCGGGCATTCACATACACGTATGGCGCAGCCGCGCGTGGTCTACGGCGTCCCGATCTGCCACGCGGGCGACCGGGCGCGCTTCCTGGGGCGGCTGGACCTGACACTGGACGACCACGACAAGCTCGTCGAGTGGCGCGGGCAGGTCTTGCCGGTCAAAGACGATCTACCGCCCCACCCCGAAGCCAGCGCGATGTGGACCGTCATCAAACAGGACACCGCGCGCAAGCTGAACCAGGAGATCGCGCAGCTCGACGGCCCCGCGACGCTGGCTCACAGCGAAGCGTGCGGCCTGGGTCAGATGGCCGCCGACGCCCTGCGCGAACGTATGCAGGCGGACGTGGCGATCTGCGCGACGGGCCACTTCGCGGACGGCCTGCCGTCCGGCCCGATCACGCTCGGCGACCTCGTGCACGCGTGTTCCTCGACGGCCAACGCAGGCGTGGCGGAGGTCACCGGGGCGCAGTTGGTGCGCGCGCTAGAATATGGGGCCGATCCTGACGTGTGGCAGCGCAGCCCGCGCGGCATGGTCAACCAGACGGTCGGCATCCTCCAGGTATCGGGATTGCGCTACCACTTGAACCTCGAAGCGCCGTTCGGCCAGCGCGTGCGCGACGTGAAAATTGACGATCACCCCGTCCAGCCGGACGCAACCTACCGCATCGCGGCAACGGACTTCGAGCTGGTGCCGCACCGGGGCTACTTCCCCGATCTGGCCCTGGACGAGATCACGCTGGACGTCACGCGCGTGCTGCGCGAGGTGCTGCTGGACTATCTGCGCCAGCAGCCAACGACCACCCCGCCCGCCGAGCCGCGCATCGAGCTGCGAGCCGTGGCCGTGACCCGCTCGCCGGACGTCGCCGAGCCACCGGTCGAGCCTGGCGACACACCCCGGCCCCACAAGACCCAGCCGCTGGGCGACATTCTGCGCCAGGTCCCGCCCCGCCCCCCCGAAGAGTGA
- a CDS encoding superoxide dismutase, whose protein sequence is MPHKHELPPLPYAYDALEPHIDEQTMRLHHDKHHLGYVNGLNKAEDELAKARDEGNFGLIKHWEREAAFHGSGHFLHSIFWPNMAPAGNGGGQPSGDLANQISQDFGSFDKFKAQFTAAANAVEGSGWALLVWEPEGRHLSVLTAEKHQNLTQWSVVPLLVIDVWEHAYYLKYQNQRAAYVEAFWNVVNWSDVAERYTAARG, encoded by the coding sequence ATGCCACACAAGCATGAACTTCCCCCGCTGCCTTATGCTTATGACGCCCTTGAGCCGCACATTGACGAGCAGACCATGCGTCTGCACCACGACAAGCACCATCTTGGTTATGTGAACGGGCTGAACAAGGCCGAGGATGAGCTGGCGAAGGCGCGCGACGAAGGCAACTTCGGGCTGATCAAGCACTGGGAGCGCGAAGCGGCGTTCCACGGCTCCGGCCACTTCCTGCACAGCATCTTCTGGCCCAATATGGCCCCGGCGGGCAACGGCGGCGGGCAGCCGAGCGGTGATCTGGCGAACCAGATCAGCCAGGACTTCGGCAGCTTCGACAAGTTCAAGGCGCAATTCACGGCGGCGGCTAACGCGGTGGAGGGCAGTGGCTGGGCGCTGCTGGTCTGGGAGCCGGAAGGCCGCCACCTATCCGTGCTGACGGCGGAGAAGCACCAAAACCTGACGCAGTGGAGCGTGGTGCCGCTGCTGGTCATCGACGTTTGGGAGCACGCCTACTACCTGAAGTACCAGAACCAGCGCGCGGCCTACGTCGAGGCATTCTGGAATGTGGTCAACTGGTCGGACGTCGCCGAGCGGTATACGGCGGCGCGCGGTTAG
- a CDS encoding c-type cytochrome: MPRKHILLTLLVIALLNLPTMPAFAGGWAVATLDAWPGAVVAGEPVEIGFAIRQHGVTTLEALAPVITATHRETEASFAVDAVEDAPGHYSATLIFPEAGEWDWMLTAFGPDQPLPTLTVLPEDTDPEATPEAPDDPDAALAELGATLFVAKGCAVCHEHNGVEFELFASNNRGPELSDYSGDPDFLAQWLADPASVDPSTAMPDLDLDEGEIEALIAFLNADAEPAE; encoded by the coding sequence ATGCCTCGCAAACACATCCTCCTTACGCTACTCGTCATCGCCCTGCTGAATCTGCCAACTATGCCTGCCTTCGCGGGCGGCTGGGCCGTCGCCACGCTCGACGCGTGGCCGGGCGCGGTCGTCGCCGGGGAGCCGGTCGAGATCGGCTTTGCCATACGCCAGCACGGCGTCACGACGCTGGAAGCCCTCGCTCCAGTGATCACCGCGACGCACCGCGAGACAGAGGCATCCTTCGCGGTGGACGCGGTCGAAGACGCGCCGGGCCACTACAGCGCGACGCTCATCTTCCCAGAGGCGGGCGAGTGGGACTGGATGCTGACCGCCTTCGGGCCGGACCAGCCGCTGCCGACCCTGACAGTGCTGCCGGAGGACACCGACCCGGAAGCGACGCCCGAAGCGCCGGACGATCCCGACGCGGCGCTGGCTGAGCTGGGTGCGACGCTGTTCGTGGCGAAGGGTTGCGCAGTGTGCCACGAACACAACGGCGTCGAGTTCGAGTTGTTCGCCTCGAACAATCGCGGGCCGGAGTTGTCGGATTACAGCGGTGACCCGGATTTCCTGGCGCAGTGGCTGGCGGACCCGGCCAGCGTCGATCCGAGCACAGCCATGCCGGACCTCGACCTGGACGAAGGCGAGATCGAGGCGCTGATCGCGTTCCTGAACGCGGACGCCGAGCCGGCTGAGTAG
- a CDS encoding ABC transporter substrate-binding protein, giving the protein MPVFRRTALAAVLAALIVLLAQPLPGAPADAQDADTITIGTTDLPTSLDPGDAYDFAAWEVLSHLYTGLTRQVPGTVDYELALADSVTVSDDRLTYTFTLHPDAAFGDGTPITPQTFVDSIARTRALQRDAAQAITDVVNTVEVDGEGALVFTLEQPVPYFLALLALPPYFPQHPDLAAAEMPQPFAEEGLIGNGPYTLESFDVGDAIVLAANPDYTLGPAPLTPHIVLRAYARAQDLRDALLDGEIDLASRALFTNDLAALENADGIQIVDVPSTRVFYLDFNQTRDPFEDPFAREGVTLLVERSSVIHEALGGYATPLTSPVPDLFPDAYAPVWPDTPDIQRAEEVLRAASYSTRGSSRLQFQINFSQPTYGDTYVGAASELVRSSFTSSDFVSTGVFSNVETSTFVRALQRGEGQAFLFAWTPIVPDPAAYLGPLVHSDSMIPRNAGYASDDKDTLLDQAALLDDPAERGALYRDVAGLLLRDYDLVPLWQDHIQVAARDGITGITLEPNFFLHYDLLARG; this is encoded by the coding sequence ATGCCCGTTTTCCGCCGCACTGCCCTCGCCGCCGTCCTGGCCGCGCTCATCGTCCTGCTGGCGCAGCCGCTGCCCGGCGCACCCGCCGACGCCCAGGACGCGGACACGATCACCATCGGCACAACCGACCTGCCCACTTCTCTCGATCCCGGCGACGCCTACGACTTTGCCGCGTGGGAAGTGCTCAGCCACCTCTATACCGGGCTGACGCGCCAGGTGCCGGGCACGGTCGACTACGAGCTGGCGCTGGCCGACAGCGTCACCGTCAGCGACGATCGCCTCACCTACACCTTCACGCTGCACCCCGACGCCGCCTTCGGTGATGGCACGCCCATCACCCCGCAGACATTCGTGGACTCCATCGCCCGCACGCGCGCCCTGCAGCGCGACGCGGCGCAGGCCATCACCGACGTCGTGAATACAGTCGAGGTCGATGGCGAAGGCGCGCTGGTCTTCACGCTCGAACAGCCGGTGCCGTACTTCCTGGCGCTGCTCGCCCTGCCGCCCTACTTCCCGCAGCACCCCGATCTGGCCGCCGCCGAGATGCCGCAGCCGTTCGCGGAGGAAGGGCTGATCGGCAACGGACCCTACACGCTCGAATCGTTCGACGTGGGCGACGCGATCGTGCTGGCCGCCAACCCGGACTACACGCTCGGTCCGGCCCCACTGACGCCGCACATCGTGCTGCGCGCCTACGCCCGCGCCCAGGACTTGCGCGACGCGCTACTGGACGGCGAGATCGATCTGGCGTCGCGCGCGCTGTTCACCAACGACCTGGCCGCGCTGGAAAACGCGGACGGCATCCAGATCGTGGACGTGCCGAGCACGCGTGTCTTCTACCTCGACTTCAACCAGACGCGCGATCCGTTCGAAGATCCCTTCGCGCGCGAGGGCGTGACACTACTCGTCGAGCGCAGCAGCGTGATCCACGAGGCGCTGGGCGGCTACGCCACGCCGCTGACCAGCCCCGTGCCGGACCTGTTCCCGGACGCCTATGCGCCCGTCTGGCCGGATACGCCCGACATCCAGCGCGCGGAAGAAGTGCTGCGTGCCGCGTCGTACAGCACGCGCGGCTCGTCGCGGCTCCAGTTCCAGATCAACTTCTCGCAGCCAACCTACGGCGACACTTATGTCGGCGCGGCCAGCGAGCTGGTCCGGTCCAGCTTTACGTCCAGCGACTTTGTCAGCACCGGCGTCTTCAGCAACGTGGAAACATCCACCTTCGTGCGTGCCCTGCAGCGTGGCGAGGGTCAGGCGTTCCTGTTCGCCTGGACGCCCATCGTGCCCGATCCCGCCGCGTATCTGGGGCCGCTGGTGCACTCGGATTCGATGATTCCGCGCAACGCGGGTTATGCCAGCGACGACAAGGACACCCTGCTCGACCAGGCAGCCCTGCTCGACGACCCCGCCGAGCGCGGCGCGCTCTACCGCGACGTCGCCGGGCTGCTGCTGCGCGACTACGACCTCGTCCCGCTGTGGCAGGACCACATCCAGGTCGCCGCCCGGGACGGCATCACCGGCATCACGCTGGAGCCGAACTTCTTCCTGCACTACGATCTGCTCGCACGCGGCTAA
- a CDS encoding 4Fe-4S dicluster domain-containing protein has protein sequence MTHIITSICLRDGACVEVCPVDCIVPGFPENEWPWYFIDPDTCIDCGACIPECPFEAIFVEDEVPASYELAAGQERIPFRGDRYASDGGEVVDLTEDIQPNYDFFQSGPGYDSKA, from the coding sequence ATGACTCACATCATTACCAGCATTTGCTTGCGCGACGGCGCATGTGTTGAAGTGTGTCCCGTGGACTGCATCGTGCCGGGCTTCCCGGAAAACGAGTGGCCGTGGTACTTCATCGATCCTGACACCTGCATCGACTGCGGCGCGTGCATTCCCGAATGCCCGTTTGAAGCGATCTTCGTCGAGGACGAAGTCCCGGCTTCTTATGAGCTGGCCGCCGGGCAGGAACGCATCCCGTTCCGTGGCGATCGTTATGCGTCGGATGGCGGCGAGGTCGTGGACCTGACCGAAGACATCCAGCCGAATTACGATTTCTTCCAGTCCGGCCCTGGGTACGATTCGAAGGCCTGA
- a CDS encoding response regulator: MRGKKLILVVEDNEDDVALTQRALRRENRAYELVIARNGGEALDYLFGDGAYRDRDVSVQPDLILLDLKLPGLNGLDVLQRLRMDTRTHMIPTVILTSSDEHRDVIESYRRGANSYVRKPIDFTEFVNVVKQLGGYWLEWNLVP; the protein is encoded by the coding sequence ATGCGCGGCAAAAAACTGATTCTGGTGGTCGAGGACAACGAGGACGATGTCGCCCTGACGCAGCGCGCCTTACGTCGCGAAAACCGGGCGTACGAACTGGTCATCGCGCGGAACGGTGGCGAGGCACTGGACTATCTGTTTGGGGACGGGGCTTACCGGGATCGCGATGTCTCGGTCCAGCCGGATCTGATCCTGCTCGATCTTAAGCTGCCGGGACTGAATGGGCTGGATGTGCTCCAGCGGCTGCGCATGGACACGCGCACGCACATGATCCCGACGGTTATTCTGACCTCGTCGGACGAACACCGCGACGTGATCGAGAGCTACAGACGGGGCGCAAACAGCTACGTGCGCAAGCCGATCGACTTCACCGAGTTTGTCAACGTGGTGAAGCAGCTCGGCGGGTATTGGCTGGAATGGAATCTGGTGCCCTGA